The Papaver somniferum cultivar HN1 chromosome 6, ASM357369v1, whole genome shotgun sequence genome segment tgatgtgattgtgcaaatCTAGCACAGTGTTGAACCTGTTTGTCGAGGATTTATTCGTTGCTCTGATATTTTGGTTTTCTCAATAGATATGTTGCTTTGGTAATTCATACCGAAACTCTTTAGATTGGGTATTGATATACATTATGAGATTGTTAATGTTATTTTTGTATAAATGATGTTCAATTTTTATATAGATTATGGGATTAGGATGTTAATTTATAAATGCATAAGTGAACTTAATTAAAATTATGTTTTTAAGGTTCAAACATTCGTGTTAGTTAACTATTTCGTCTTCTTAAGTTTCTTTTTTTAAGGGTACAAAAGAATTGATTATAAATGGTACGAATGTTGTATGTGttgattaactatttgtgaagtTCTTTCTTTTGAAGTTGCTGACCACTTATTAATCTTGCAGGAGATTGCAAGACAACTTTGATTGGATCATTACTTGAAGCTTTCGAAAATAGTATGGACACGAGCTTCATTTTTGTCCAAATGATGTACTTCAGATCTACAACtattagacttttttttttaattccaccAATATATatgtttgttcatttttttttatcttgtagCCGTAATGCAAACAGATATTGAATACTTGAAAAAGAGTAGCCCAGCTGTGCTGATAGAGGTCTCGGAGTATGCTGCTAGAGTTGGAGAACTTTATACTTCTCACCAAGTATTGTACTTCTCTACACTATAATTGTATCTGTGATAAAATTATTATTTAGTAGAAATACACCTCTCTATATTACGTGATTTTATCGGTGATAAACGACTCCATATTCTTATGTATGTGTAAATAACTAGGGTGGACAAACCGGTACACATGTGAAAAAAATGACTGCTATAGATTCTTGTGCGCATTTAATTTTTGTTTGCTAAACCAAAATTTTAGTGGAAGAAGCTGACTGCTATAGATTCTTGACAAAGCTTTAGTGCATCGCACGAGCGACAATGGGCTACTCTTGACACAACTGTTGCCTTACAGTTTGCCACTAATATCCCTTAATCTGAGAGGTTTAGCATATCACTCCAGCTGACATCACGAATACTTGGTATACATTTGCATGTCAGTTTAACTTTTTTCTTCATTACAACACttagttcacttgatcaacaggCTCATGCTAATAGTTTTACTTCGTTTTTATATGAATGTGATACCGGAAAATGTTGGTACTTGGAACCTTATTAATGATGTAAGTGGTGAAAATGATGTTGACGAGAGATAATAGCGATGAATTTCTTTTTAGCATGGATCTAACAAATAACTTTTTGCATATGGTATGATGCCTGCGAATGTGTCTACATATATTTGTTTTGGTTTATATTTGACTTTGTTTCATTTTAAGCTCATGTTTGTTGTTtggttttgtaggtgttttcataTTTGGATCATTCAAATCTCTGTCTAGTTGGTGGAGTGTGTCGACAATGGAGATCGGTTAGTGGACATCAGGATTTCTGGAAGCGTTTGAATTTTGAAGACAAGAGTATAACTGAACTGTAAAGTAAGTCTTCCTTGAGTACTTCTCTAAAGACTAAAGTATTGGTAGTAACACCGTTAACATctatgatttttcctctccaaaaaAAGGGtattagttttcaaaaaaaaaaaactgactaATTAGCATGTGGATTGactcttaatgtgtacataattgtacacatgtagaTTTTTAATGGGCTAACTAATTGACAATGATGGTAGGAGTCTAGGATTGACGACGGTGGTATATATGTGTCTGCAATGGTGGTTGAGTTCGGAGTCTTTAAAATGTTAAGATTTTTAATGCTCCAGAGCATACCTTTTTAACAAAATTAGTTATAAACATGTACTTGTATGCTGTTGGCAGTATGTTGTTAGACATTGATCTTCTCATGCGTTTGATCACCTTTATAAATCTAGAATATTATTGTGCTTTCTTTGTTCTGGCGTAGTAAAAAGCTTTCTGCCCCGTCAAGGTACTCACGTACACGTAATGTAAATAAGTTGTTGGAAATTCTGCGAAAGATGTTGCCGAGGGGAAAACTTGGATTATTTTACAAGGTAAAATTTTGTAACCAAGTTAAACAATAAACATTAGATGAGGATAATTTGACACAAATTTGGCTAAGGAGATTCTAAATTGTTTGCTATATATATAATGTTATGGCATATTGGGGAAATTTGTTGAATGAAACATCAGTTTGTTACGTTCTTTTGCTAGATATATAATGCTATGCTGCAGTTACTAATAGTAAACACTACAATCTACAGATGCTAATTATGGTGTACATATTTATACACACGTTGACATtatggtgtacatagttgtacacacgtAGCAATTGTGATAACAGTAGTCATGCAATTATTAATGTATACATATTCATTTAAAAGGTATTACTTAAGAATTTCCACCcttctatttttttcttcatattttgcatCCTGGTTATTCTATTTGTTTGTTGATAAGTACATAATGTATACATATTCAATTTTTAATTAGAAGCAATCCAAATTCCTGCACCTTTAGTATTATCGCGTTCCTATTTTACTCAAACTATAAGATCTCAATGTGTGCtgtgatgtgtacatagttgtacacatgctgaAGATTAATGTGTAAATAGTTATACACCTGTTTATTGGGTGTGGTTTCTAGGTGCTGATCGTCAATTCAGGAATAAGCTTTGGTTAATGTTCAATTCTTCTACTGGTAATTATTACTCggatacttttgttttgatttccaaatTTCAATTCAACATGCAAATTTGATAATGGTATACTAGAATTTATATCAACAGGTGAAACACTATCGTTGGATCGCAATTCAAGATTTGTTATGAGGTCAGTACCAGCTTGGCTTTTGTTCTTTTTAATCATTCACTTTGTCTTAGCTCTGGATAACTGAACTCAAGAACTTTTTATACATATATGGTGCACGTGAAATTACTTAGATTAACTGCTTGTTTAGGATACGTCCAATTTTGTgtgttgtttctttctttttgttgcaGACTTTTTATGTGTAGACGATTCAAGTTGTATATGTGTATTAACTTCTGCATTTTGTTCCGTCTCATGAATATACGAGTTGTTTTTTGTATGCGGATGTTAGATTTTCTAGATTTTGTACATGTGTACATGGTGTACACTACTGTCCTGTCTCATTGATGTATGGCATGTTTTATGGGTACGGGTGCTGGATTTTCatgatttttgtagatgtgtacatggtGGTACACCAccatgtgtacatatttgtacacctataatataagtgtacattgtCGTACACATGTGATAGAAATTACATGTGTACTTAGTATCCCGTTTTAGGACTCTTAATCAAGTTTTAGTGAGCAATCTTTTTCGTTTTTTGGATGTCGAATCAGTGATGCTATGATTCGCTAGATGTTGGTTACGATAGAAATGTTAGGACTGTCTGATTACATCAATACTGTCAATTGTATCAACACTTCTCTAGCAAGCAGCAATTCAAGCATCTTTCCACTATAACAACGTAGAGATTGTGGAATCAAGTCCAAGAGAAGCATCAAGTTAAAATAAAATCCAAAGACGTTTAGGAACTAGATCTGATTCAAATAATATAGTCACAGGCTTTCTAACGTATCAATCCAGCCAAATAATCATATCTACTGTAGCTTTATAAATAATCATATCTACTATAGCATATATTCTTAAAAGTACGTAAGAATTAACCGATGCATTttcttgtacaccagttataTGGGTGCATATAAAAGTGCACCTTTTTTTGTGTGTGCTTGTTACAGGTTTATATGCTTGTAAACCTTGCTCTTGCTCTTAGAGCTTCAATAGAGGAAGAGATGGCAAGAAAGGACGCAGCTGAAAGGGCTGCAGAAAAAAAAGGAGATGGACATGCTTCAAGTTCACATGATACAACTATGATTGAAAACGATGGCATTATGTCTGATGGAGCTAATACAGGCGATTTGATGGCAGGTATCATACTTGTTATTAGTAATCCTGGGGTTGAATCTGTGGTTAGAAACATAATGCAGTTTATGATTGTAAATGAATTAGAGATGTGGTTTTCTGCAGTGAAGGAAAGATGTATTTGGTTTGATTAGAGTTTATGCATGCTCGAGTCTGAAAGAAGATGGTGTTACTGAGATTTCAAGGGTGTTAAAACTGTTGATTTGCTGAATATGAGATGGAGACAGTACTGTTACTTTGTGTGATTTAGAGTCTGCAGTGAGTAAGCTGATAACGAAACGAAGAAGTGTTGTGTATTATTGCTGTCTGAGAAATTATAGGGTATGGATGAGATGCGGTTGCCTATGAAGAAATTGCAGGTGATGCTATGATAAATTTGGATCGGTTTGCTTCTATGTTGCAGTACAAGGAATGGTGCAGCTGAGTAACTGGTGCTATTGAGATGGTAGAACTCTGAAGTGGTAGTCTGGTGAATAAATAAGAAATGCCGATGAAATTACAAAGCTGAAATCTGAAATGTGTGATGTTGGTGGTACCGAGGAGCAAGAATCTATGTTTATGTTGGATGGGTAGTATTACTGCAGTGAAGTGCAGCTAGGATTGGAAAGCTACAGAAACGCATAAAAAATTGGAGTTGAATGGTTGAGGTGTTGTGGTTGTTTGCAGTAGCAGGGTTAAGAGTGGTTAAGCGTTGACGCTGGTGTTGGTAATGAGTTTGGGTTGTAAACAGGTTGTATTTTTGTaaatgtgtacatgtttgtacaccaatgtaaactaagtttttttaaaaaatgataattatatagtcatatctttttgtagctctcggaaagagctttccgaatatataaagtttgcaaattttggacaaacggttcgaaagataaattgattttcattttatatttatattatttaaaattgctgacatcatcatgagccACTTTAGACTAAACttcaaatatttggactaaattgtaaaccaggaaggttatttgtgtactttccataaaaaggactaatttgtacctagttgaatgggttaggactaactagtatatttggatgagattttggactaaaccatatttttcccTTTTAAGAATCCTATCGGGGCTTAAAAAGGGTGGGCTTCGGGGGGCTAAATGGGGTCATAAAATAACAACCCATAGGACCCCTTATCTATCATTTTTTTGTAATGTCTAATCCACCCTTAATTTGATCAGTCTTAGTGAATCGATTAgagttttgaagaaggaaaaatggtgattttggtgaaattcttttgaaaaaattttgaagaaaaaatgatgaaacccttcatcacaaaagtcaagataaccttataatcaactcccaacatcaattttatcaattcaaatccgtaaaaaatctgaagaaaaaaaactggaattttgtcataaaatgacaatTCTGGAAGGGGAAGGATATATGCTAGCTTAGTTAAGGGGCACCTAGATGTTAAGGGCACCCAATTTAGCCGTTAATTGTTCTTTAATTATGTTTTATATTTCTGTTTTAGCTAATTACCTCTCGTGCTGCTCACACGTTCTGTCCTTGTGAGTAAGTGGGTATAAGTCTTGTAGATTGGTCTTATCTCGAACTATGAAGAATCAATTATCAGAAATTGCTTTTCTCCCTCAAACTTCTTTTCTACCCATTCtaaatctctatccttagagatttgAGTTGCTTCTGAGctaatttgtagtgtagatcactacaattggtatcagagcactcgatCCGAGTGTTCCTGTGTGATTATGGTGTCTCAGAAAGAGTTTGACGCTTTGAACAAGCGTGCTAATGAACTTTCTAACAATCATAATGAGGGTTTCAAGGAAATCAACAAGAGAATCGATGAAGCTCATAACACAGTTTCTCCAGCGTTGTTAGCAGGTATATGAGGCTTGTTAGATACTAAGATGGCATCTCTGGAAGAAAGGATTCTCAATCGACCAAAAACAGGAGATGGATTGTTCGAGAATCCCTTCAATCATCAACCCCAACCAGGAGAAGAAGGTAACCGAAGGATTCTAACTCGCCAATTTTCAAATACACATAAACCTAAATTATATTTTCCAAAGTTTGATGGGAGTAACCCTAGATCTTGGATTCTTAAGTGTAGTAAATTTTTTCAATTACATCTGATAGATGAGGAACCAAAAGTCATGGTTACCTCCTTGCATTTAGAGGGTAAATCAGAAGTGTGGTATCAAGACTATCAAGTGGGAAGAGAGATATCCTATGGGAGGAGTTTTGTAGTGACATCAATTTTTCGATTTCAGGAACTTGGTCATGATGATGTGGTAGGGGAATTCAATAAGCTTTGTCAAGAAGGTACAATATTAGAGTATCAAGAGATATTTGAAGAGCTCAAAGTATTAATGATTGCTAATAATAGATACTTGAATGAAGCTTACTTCACTTCTAGCTTTGTCAGTGGACTCAAGGAGTAAATTAGAATGGAAGTTCAAATGCATTCACCCTCAATACTCAATCAGGCCATGTACTTAGCCAGGATGAAAGAGGCTGTGATGGAGAAGGCAGTTAGGAAGGTCAAATTTGTTTCAAGACTTCCTCCACTCTTAATGAGAAGTATAAGTTCTAAAAGTTTTGTGACTCCACCTAAGTCCAATTCACCATCCCCTACTAGTGGAGCCAGCCTTAAAATACTTCCCATCAAGAAATTAACTTATGCTCAGATGAGGGCAAGAAGAGAGAAGGGCttgtgttataattgtgatgaaaaGTATGAGATGGGTCACAGGTGTATTAAACAGTAATTGTACATGTTAGTTGGTGAAGAAGATGAGCTAGCTACTTCTGAAGAGGAATCACCTGGTAGTTCACCAGTTATccaagaactataagaagaagtggaagtgtcactacatgccCTATCTGGTAATATCTCTCACAAAACTATTAAAATTCAAGGAATCACTAAGAATAGAAGGTCATTCACTATATTAATTGACGGTGGTAGCACCCATAGCTTTATTGATCCATAAATGGCCAGACTCAGTGGTGCATTGATAGAAACCACTGCTGCCTTACAAGTAGTTGTGGAAGATGGTAACAAGGTGCTCAGTGATGCAAAATGTCCTCGGTTTAACTGGAAAATGCAGGGGCATAACTTTGATTTTGATGTCAGAGTTCTAGACTTGGAAGGATGTGACATGGTGTTAGGAGTAGACTGGATGAAAAATATAAGCCCTGTGAAgtttgattttaaaaatattacaGTATCCTTCATCCAAGGTGGTAAGAAAATTGATCTTGAGGGAATTACAGAAGAAGTCAAAATTTCTTCCATGTCTGTGGGAGCTTGTCAGAAGTACCTCaagaagaataaaaatagaaTGGCAGGGGATTTGTTTTCCATCACAGCAATAGAGCCCAACCCTCAAACACTAAAAGATCTAGAACCAATCCTCACAAAGTACTCTTCCATATTCAAGGAACCCACTTCATTACCACCCGAAAGATCTCATGATCATCATATACCCTTGCAACCAAATGCAGCTCCACCTAACCAAAGACCCTATTCCATATGTGTAGATGGAAGTAGTAGAGAAATTAGTGGAGGAGATGCTCAAGTCAGGGATAATCAAACCTAGTCATAGTCCATTCTCTTCCCCCATTCTATTGGTTAAGAAGAAAGATGAGAGCTAGAGGTTTTGTGTTGACTACAGGAAGGTCAATGAAATTACTGGTAAAGACAAGTACCCAATTCCAGTAATTGAGGAGTTATTGGATGAACTCAAAGGgtcctttattttttcaaaaattgaCTTGAGAGCAGGGTACCACCAGATCAGGGTATCACCTGGAGATACTCAAAAGACTGCCTTCAAGACACATCAAGGGCATTATGAATTTTTAGTTTTGCCTTTTGGCATGACTAATGCACCAGCTAGATTCCAAGCATTAATGAATGAGGTGTTTAAGCCTTACCTGAGGAAATTCATACTAGTGTTCTTTGATGATATACTAGTCTATATCCCATATATGGAGTCACATATGAAGCATCTCCAGCCTACTCTAGAGACCCTCCAAAGGAATCAACTATTTGCAAAGCTCAGCAAGTGTACATTTGGCCAAGATAAGCTAGAATCATATTTGAGATGTATGACCAGATTTAAACCAATTAAATTGGTCATCctcaaactgatggacagactgagaGGGTGAATGCTTACTTGGAATCCTATTTGAGATGTATGACCAGATTTAAACCAAGTAAATTGGTCAGTTGGCTGCCAATGGCAcaatggtggtacaacaccagtTTCCATACAAGCTTAAAGATCACACCATTTAAGGCCTTGTATGGATATGCACCACCACAGTTTGGGGTCTCTTCAGTAGCACAAGGAGTTCATCTTGATGTAGATGACTACATAGAGCAGGGGCAATCCATGAAACATCTATTGAAGGGAGATTTGGAAGAAGCTCAACATAGAATCAAAAGCCAAGCTGATAAGATAAGGACAGAGAGGTCATTTGTAGTGGGAGATTGGGTATATTTAAGGTTACAACCATATAGACAGACTTCAGTCCAACGGAGAAGGAATTTTAAGCTATCAGCTAAATTCTTTAGGCCTTATCAGATTAAAGCAAAAGTTGGCCAAGTGGCCTATAAACTTAAGTTACCAGCTGATTCCAAAATCCACCCAACCTTTCATGTCTCACAACTGAAACCCAAGCTAGGGGAAGGAACCTTGACACAAACAACTCTACCTCAGCTGTCTAAGGAAGGAGATATGAAGATAAGACCCTTACAGGTGCTAGACACAAGAGTTATCAAGAAGAATAACTGCTCAGTCAAGCAAGTATTGATTCAATGGGAAGGAATGGTAAACTCTGAAGCTACTTGGGAAGACAAGAAGTCCATAGAGGTGCAGTTTCCAAAAGTGATTCTTTAGGACAAGAATCCAAAGAAGGGAGAGCatttgtcataaaatgacaaaccTGGGAGGGGAAGGATATAGGCTATCTTAGTTAAGGGGCACCCAAACATTAAGGGCACCCATTTTAGCCGTTAATTGTTCTTTAATTATGTTTTGTATTTCTGTTTTATCTAATTACCTCTTGTGCTGATCACACGTTATGTCCTTGTGAGTGAGTGGGTATAAGTCTTGTAGATTGGTCTTATCTCGAACTATGAAGAATCAATTATCAGAAATTTCTTTTATCCCTCAAACTTCTTTTCTACCGATTCTAAATCTTTATCCTTAGAGATTTGAGTTGCTTCTGAGCTAATttatagtgtagatcactacaaattTTATGTTGTTACGGCTGGGTTAATTTGTCGACCCGGATGAAATTAGATACAACGGTTGGGATATTAGGAACTCCCAGTCGTGAACACATAAAACGGATGGAAATTTATGAACTTCTGGCCGTTATTCTTCCCAATATAACCTGAGTCTGCATTACGGCTGCGTTTACATAAATTTCCCATTCGTAAATCGATttgaaagttgattttttttttgattcaacatgaattcttaatacgattgaaaattactaatacattcattaactagaccacaataaaactcattacatgcttgatatatccccattacaaagttggttttaataacatccctttCGATGTATTAAGAAGTCTTTAATGATGGCGAAATGATCTTCCAGTTGAAATcataacctttccattttctccattccttCTTAGCTTGAACTACGACTTCTCTATCAGTCTCACCTTTAAGTCGAAGTTGGTTGCACATACGACGTAAAGCCATATATTCTTCCACTTTTTTACGTATGTCTCAAATCGAAGAtacctgtttcactacaaaaattctcaaaaatattgcTCCAATACGATTGACTTGGTAAACCACGTTTCTttcgttcttctcccttctttggataTCATAATACAAAAAATTTGCGGAGAGATAAGTCTTCTTCCAAAGTGAAGttgggtttatcctttgagtacattgcattgagttTATAGGAGTTTTGGTGGAGATTATTGatgtagaaggtgtgatttttttttggaatgggtggttatatggaggtggagttatttcaagtttaagTAAGTGGTTGAACAGCTAGAAACTTCTATAGATCAGTCTTCAAACGGATCtattttttcaaaattcaaaaaattagcCGATATGATGTGGTATTCAAAATTATAGGTATTTACGACTAGGAAAACACATGGTATACCGAGCCGTAATTTTGTATAAACCTGCAGGGTTTGTGGTGTGTCAGATTTACAGTTAGGTATTTCGGGCTGTAAATAATAGTTGTTAATTTTTGTCAGGATTACGACCTGGATATATAGCCGCAACAAGGAGCCATTGTTTTTTTTGGGTTACCAGAGTGACATACGGATAGGAAATCCCCACCGTATAAATATTTACGGCCAGGAACTTCAAATGTCGACCAAGCCGTAAGTCAGAGTTGCAAATTTATGTCAGAATTACGGTTAGGAGTTCTAACCGCGGAAAAGATACGCGGCGCAGAGATGTAGCCGTAACCAATACTCATTTAATTTTTGAGTCTCCAGTGCAATACACGGCTGGGTATTTCCTGACTATAACATGGTTACGGTTCGTATTCCTAGACGTTTCCGTATAACGGCCGGGACTTTCCAACCGAAATTTTGTACAAGTTTATTTATGACAAGAATTATATGCACTTTCGTATAGGTTATGTGAAGGATCGACCTAGCCTAAAGTGCACAAAGAATTGGttgtacttgattttttcttcagtTTTCTTAGATTAGACAAATGGAAAGActaacattcattcataaatgcaaagttataaaaattca includes the following:
- the LOC113291544 gene encoding uncharacterized protein LOC113291544, translated to MAQWWYNTSFHTSLKITPFKALYGYAPPQFGVSSVAQGVHLDVDDYIEQGQSMKHLLKGDLEEAQHRIKSQADKIRTERSFVVGDWVYLRLQPYRQTSVQRRRNFKLSAKFFRPYQIKAKVGQVAYKLKLPADSKIHPTFHVSQLKPKLGEGTLTQTTLPQLSKEGDMKIRPLQVLDTRVIKKNNCSVKQVLIQWEGMVNSEATWEDKKSIEVQFPKVIL